In Paenibacillus algicola, a genomic segment contains:
- the ffh gene encoding signal recognition particle protein translates to MAFEGLSSRLQNVFSKLRGKGKVSEEDVTEAMREVRLALLEADVNFKVVKEFVAKVKEKAVGKEVMDSFTPGMVIIDIVNKELTELMGGTQSKLAKSSKPPTVIMMAGLQGAGKTTTTGKLAKLLQKQNSRPLLVAADIYRPAAIKQLQVLGEQIKVPVFSLGDQTSPVEIARQGLQHAKDNHHDYVIIDTAGRLHIDADLMEELKQIHSEVKPDEVLLVVDAMTGQDAVNVAESFNAQLTLTGVVLTKLDGDTRGGAALSVKAVTGCPIKFAALGEKIDALEPFHPERMASRILGMGDMLSLIEKAQSNIDTEKAKEMERKMRNAEFTFEDFLEQMDQVKKLGPLDQLMDMIPGMGKMKQTKDLKVDEKQMGRIEAIVHSMTTEEKQQPDIINHNRRKRIAAGSGTSLAEVNRLIKQFDEMRRVMKQFSDMMGPKGGKNKAMKQLKSLTGGKGMKFPFR, encoded by the coding sequence ATGGCATTTGAAGGCTTGAGCAGCCGGCTGCAGAATGTGTTCAGCAAGCTGCGCGGCAAAGGCAAGGTTTCGGAGGAGGATGTGACCGAGGCTATGCGTGAGGTGCGCCTGGCTCTCCTGGAGGCAGACGTAAACTTCAAGGTCGTCAAGGAGTTTGTGGCGAAGGTGAAGGAGAAGGCTGTCGGCAAAGAGGTGATGGACAGCTTCACCCCGGGCATGGTTATTATCGACATCGTGAACAAGGAGCTCACGGAGCTGATGGGCGGAACTCAGTCCAAGCTCGCGAAGAGCAGCAAGCCGCCGACCGTCATTATGATGGCTGGTTTGCAGGGCGCGGGGAAGACGACGACAACCGGGAAGCTGGCCAAGCTCCTTCAGAAGCAGAACAGCCGGCCGCTGCTGGTAGCAGCAGATATTTATCGTCCGGCCGCCATTAAACAGCTCCAGGTTCTGGGGGAGCAGATTAAAGTGCCGGTGTTCTCGCTCGGAGACCAGACCAGTCCGGTAGAGATTGCCAGACAGGGTCTGCAGCACGCCAAGGATAATCATCATGATTATGTCATTATCGATACTGCAGGCCGACTGCATATTGACGCAGATCTGATGGAAGAGCTGAAGCAGATTCACAGTGAAGTGAAGCCGGATGAGGTGCTTCTCGTTGTGGATGCCATGACAGGTCAGGACGCGGTTAACGTGGCTGAGAGCTTTAACGCTCAGCTGACCTTGACCGGTGTCGTTCTGACGAAGCTGGACGGAGATACCCGCGGCGGAGCGGCGTTGTCTGTCAAGGCTGTGACCGGATGTCCGATCAAATTCGCCGCATTGGGCGAGAAGATCGATGCCTTGGAGCCGTTCCATCCGGAGCGGATGGCTTCGCGGATTCTGGGTATGGGCGATATGCTGTCTCTCATTGAGAAGGCACAGTCGAACATTGATACCGAGAAGGCCAAGGAAATGGAACGTAAGATGCGCAATGCGGAATTTACCTTCGAGGATTTCCTGGAGCAGATGGATCAGGTGAAGAAGCTCGGTCCACTGGATCAGCTGATGGACATGATTCCGGGCATGGGCAAGATGAAGCAGACTAAGGATTTGAAGGTGGATGAGAAGCAGATGGGCCGCATTGAGGCGATCGTGCATTCCATGACCACAGAAGAAAAGCAGCAGCCGGACATTATTAACCACAACCGCCGCAAGCGGATCGCGGCCGGTAGCGGCACTTCGCTGGCGGAGGTCAACCGCTTGATCAAGCAGTTCGATGAAATGCGCCGTGTGATGAAGCAGTTTTCGGATATGATGGGCCCTAAGGGCGGCAAGAACAAGGCGATGAAGCAATTGAAGAGCTTGACAGGTGGTAAAGGCATGAAGTTCCCGTTCCGTTGA
- the ylxM gene encoding YlxM family DNA-binding protein: MSQPTRLEKTNRINLLFDFYEPLLTEKQQMFLKHYFHEDFSLGEIAAEFQISRQAVYEHIKRAEQALEVYEDKLGLLSKHESRTRAMDQLKRTLEQSSLNDSDKQAAREWMNELMI, encoded by the coding sequence ATGAGTCAGCCGACTCGGCTCGAGAAGACGAACCGGATTAATTTGCTCTTTGATTTCTATGAGCCACTGCTCACAGAGAAGCAGCAGATGTTTCTGAAGCATTACTTTCATGAAGACTTTTCCCTTGGCGAAATCGCCGCTGAATTTCAGATCAGCCGACAGGCTGTGTATGAGCATATCAAGCGTGCGGAGCAGGCGCTGGAGGTTTATGAAGACAAGCTGGGACTGCTGAGCAAGCATGAGTCCCGGACCAGAGCCATGGATCAGTTAAAGCGAACCTTAGAACAGAGTTCCCTCAATGACAGCGACAAGCAGGCTGCCAGAGAATGGATGAACGAATTGATGATATAA
- the trhA gene encoding PAQR family membrane homeostasis protein TrhA, producing the protein MANTHTYPRREEIANAITHGIGAALSVAALVLLIVFSSLKGNAWHVVSFTIYGTTMLLLYMNSTLVHSFKEGKAKDIFEFLDHSSIYLFIAGTYTPFLLVAIRGPLGWSLFGIIWGIALFGCIFKAFFVKKFLFMSTVFYVAMGWLIVIAWAPLNAVVAQQGMNLLVGGGVLYTLGTIFYVWRGFPFHHAIWHLFVLAGSVLHFFAVLLYLLPIS; encoded by the coding sequence ATGGCGAATACGCATACTTATCCCCGCCGTGAAGAAATTGCGAACGCGATTACTCACGGGATCGGGGCCGCGCTCAGTGTAGCTGCCCTGGTGCTGCTGATTGTGTTTTCCAGCCTGAAGGGAAATGCCTGGCATGTCGTCAGCTTCACCATTTACGGCACTACGATGCTGCTGCTGTACATGAATTCAACGCTGGTGCACAGCTTCAAGGAAGGAAAGGCGAAGGATATCTTCGAGTTTCTGGATCATTCCTCCATCTATTTGTTTATTGCCGGAACCTACACGCCCTTCCTGCTGGTTGCCATCCGCGGACCGCTGGGCTGGAGCCTGTTCGGCATTATTTGGGGAATTGCGCTGTTCGGCTGCATTTTCAAAGCCTTCTTCGTCAAAAAGTTTCTGTTCATGTCCACTGTATTTTACGTCGCAATGGGCTGGCTTATTGTTATAGCCTGGGCTCCGCTGAATGCGGTTGTGGCGCAGCAGGGCATGAACCTGCTCGTGGGCGGCGGCGTGCTGTATACGCTGGGGACGATCTTTTATGTATGGAGAGGCTTTCCGTTTCACCACGCGATCTGGCATTTGTTTGTCCTGGCCGGGAGCGTGCTGCATTTCTTTGCCGTACTGCTTTATCTGCTGCCGATTTCCTAA
- the ftsY gene encoding signal recognition particle-docking protein FtsY has protein sequence MSFFKKLKESISSKTESVTKQFRDGLEKTRKGLVEKVSDLVIRRKKIDEEFYEELEEILIGADVGVSTVMELMDELRAEVKKRRIEDAADLQPVLSEKLMGLLRGDDNNELRMNPDGITVILFVGVNGVGKTTTIGKLAHRFKQEGKRVVLAAGDTFRAGAIEQLEVWGQRVGVEVIKQQAGSDPAAVMYDAVQAAKQRKADVLLCDTAGRLQNKSNLMDELNKIFRVIQREIPSAPHEVLMVLDATTGQNALSQAKLFGEKSGVTGLVLTKLDGTAKGGIVVAIRQELNLPVKLVGLGEKADDLQTFDSEQFVHALFAGLIKEEAQDEPI, from the coding sequence ATGAGCTTTTTCAAAAAACTGAAAGAAAGCATCTCCAGCAAAACGGAAAGCGTCACGAAGCAGTTCCGCGACGGCCTGGAGAAAACCCGTAAAGGACTGGTCGAGAAGGTATCTGACCTCGTCATTCGCCGCAAAAAAATAGATGAGGAATTTTACGAGGAGCTGGAAGAAATCCTCATTGGTGCTGACGTTGGCGTCTCAACTGTCATGGAGCTGATGGATGAACTGCGGGCCGAGGTGAAGAAACGCCGCATTGAGGACGCTGCTGATCTGCAGCCGGTGCTGTCCGAGAAATTAATGGGGCTGCTGCGCGGCGACGACAATAACGAGCTGCGGATGAATCCGGATGGAATTACGGTCATCCTGTTCGTCGGCGTCAACGGTGTCGGCAAGACGACAACCATCGGCAAGCTGGCCCACCGCTTCAAGCAGGAGGGCAAGAGGGTCGTACTCGCCGCAGGGGATACCTTCCGCGCAGGTGCCATTGAGCAGCTGGAGGTGTGGGGCCAGCGTGTCGGCGTTGAGGTGATCAAGCAGCAGGCGGGGTCTGATCCCGCGGCGGTCATGTATGATGCCGTGCAGGCTGCCAAGCAGCGCAAAGCGGACGTGCTGCTCTGCGACACTGCCGGCCGGCTGCAGAACAAGAGCAATCTGATGGATGAGCTGAACAAAATCTTCCGGGTCATTCAGCGTGAAATTCCGAGTGCTCCTCATGAAGTGCTGATGGTGCTGGACGCTACTACGGGCCAGAACGCGCTGAGTCAAGCGAAGCTGTTCGGAGAGAAGAGCGGTGTGACCGGACTCGTGCTGACGAAGCTGGACGGGACAGCGAAGGGCGGTATTGTCGTCGCAATCCGCCAGGAGCTGAACCTGCCGGTGAAGCTGGTCGGTCTCGGTGAGAAGGCCGATGATCTCCAGACCTTTGACTCGGAGCAATTCGTACATGCCCTGTTTGCAGGCTTGATCAAGGAAGAAGCACAGGATGAGCCGATCTAG